One Carassius gibelio isolate Cgi1373 ecotype wild population from Czech Republic chromosome A7, carGib1.2-hapl.c, whole genome shotgun sequence DNA window includes the following coding sequences:
- the LOC128016425 gene encoding group 3 secretory phospholipase A2-like, giving the protein MHFNLRALLEDANLCDMNMHINFTLHKEDIYQGQQMDSRAKSRQKRAWVFPGTLWCGRGTSASDYEQLGMFVHADRCCRDHDHCELIIRSFSVDFGVFNPSLFTLSHCDCDRRFKRCLLNGNDTISNMVGYSFFDVLKLRCFELIQRKKCTQYNWFGLCTVVQTAPVAVWKDSTPYISTALTHENSGTTGLSCNEVPMKRSNSGKQRISKPKRIQLTKDRKTCPPVYYATGETFQLSQKLVSQIEKRKKLQTNGNRKGRKKSLVSQRKASKEKKMVTQKFKMETTLQSTQRTPKASVTHSP; this is encoded by the exons ATGCACTTCAACCTACGCGCGCTGCTGGAGGATGCCAATCTGTGTGATATGAACATGCATATCAATTTCACTTTGCACAAAGAAGACATATATCAAGGTCAGCAGATGGATTCAAGAGCAAAAAGTCGCCAAAAACGCGCGTGGGTTTTCCCGGGAACACTTTGGTGTGGACGTGGCACCAGCGCCAGTGACTATGAACAGCTGG GTATGTTTGTGCATGCAGATCGATGCTGTCGAGATCATGATCACTGTGAACTCATCATCCGCTCGTTCTCTGTGGACTTCGGCGTGTTCAACCCCTCTCTGTTCACTCTCTCTCACTGTGACTGTGACCGCAG ATTTAAACGATGCCTGCTCAATGGTAATGACACCATCTCCAACATGGTGGGCTACAGTTTCTTCGACGTCCTGAAGCTCCGCTGCTTTGAGCTGATCCAAAGGAAGAAATGCACACAGTACAACTGGTTTGGACT GTGCACAGTGGTACAGACAGCACCTGTGGCAGTATGGAAAGATTCAACACCGTACATTTCTACCGCTCTGACTCATGAGAACAGCGGCACCACTGGCCTTTCATGCAATGAAGTCCCAATGAAACGCTCAAACAGCGGCAAACAAAGAATCTCTAAACCTAAACGAATTCAATTGACAAAAGACCGAAAAACCTGCCCTCCAGTGTACTATGCAACAGGGGAAACATTTCAGCTAAGTCAAAAGTTGGTGAGCCAAATTGAAAAAAGGAAGAAACTACAAACAAATGGAAATCGAAAAGGAAGAAAGAAGTCACTCGTTTCCCAAAGGAAGGCatccaaagaaaagaaaatggtaaCTCAGAAATTCAAAATGGAAACTACTCTTCAAAGCACCCAGAGAACCCCAAAAGCAAGTGTCACTCACTCCCCCTAA